In Urechidicola croceus, a single window of DNA contains:
- a CDS encoding DEAD/DEAH box helicase: MSTTTTELEERKAGKDLYSYQKGAINKIFKCFEEAPEDYHLLYQLPTGGGKTVIFSEIVRQYLKHHKKKVLVLTHRIELCKQTSKMLSEFGVTNKVVDSKANLDDQFDYSCFVAMVETLNNRLNDDKLDISDIGLVIIDEAHYNSFTKLFKFFDKSFLLGVTATPLSSNMKLPMKDNYNELITGESIESLIENRFLARAETYSYNVGLTSLEIGSNGDYTVKSSEDLYTNNDMLSKLLQAYEERSKGKKTLIFNNGINTSLHVYETFKAAGYPIAHLDNTCTKKQRKMILKWFKVTPNAILTSVSILTTGFDEPTVDTIILNRATKSLTLYYQMIGRGSRILKDKSTFSVIDLGNNFHRFGPWGADLDWQKIFRSPNYYVDSLLNDEELESNFAYEMPDALRAEFAKTEDVSFDIKKTYITSINSGQSSKVVLEKSIAQHARICVENSEDVYDAYDLAKKLGDDIDFRIDRYSKCICRSTHNFIDWLRDDYRKKLRLYLRDNFDTVFEEINGFPPED, translated from the coding sequence ATGTCTACAACAACTACAGAATTAGAAGAAAGAAAAGCAGGTAAAGATTTATATAGTTATCAAAAAGGTGCTATTAATAAAATTTTCAAATGTTTTGAAGAAGCACCAGAAGATTATCATTTGCTATATCAATTACCAACAGGAGGAGGTAAAACAGTTATATTTTCTGAAATTGTAAGACAGTATTTAAAACATCATAAAAAGAAAGTTCTAGTACTTACGCATCGTATCGAGTTGTGTAAACAAACTTCTAAAATGCTTAGCGAGTTTGGTGTAACTAACAAAGTTGTTGATAGTAAAGCAAACTTAGACGATCAATTTGATTATAGTTGTTTTGTTGCAATGGTGGAAACTTTGAACAATCGACTTAATGATGATAAACTTGATATTTCTGATATTGGTTTAGTAATTATTGATGAGGCACACTATAATTCATTTACCAAATTATTCAAATTTTTTGATAAGTCATTCCTCTTAGGTGTTACAGCTACTCCATTGAGTTCTAATATGAAACTCCCAATGAAAGATAATTATAATGAATTAATTACTGGTGAGTCTATTGAGTCATTGATTGAAAATAGATTTTTGGCTCGTGCAGAAACATATTCTTACAATGTTGGTTTGACTTCATTAGAGATTGGATCAAATGGTGATTATACTGTTAAGTCTTCAGAAGATTTATACACCAATAATGATATGCTTTCAAAGTTATTACAAGCATATGAAGAACGTTCTAAAGGGAAGAAGACTTTAATCTTTAACAATGGTATTAACACATCTTTACATGTATATGAAACCTTTAAAGCAGCGGGTTATCCAATTGCACATTTAGACAATACATGTACTAAGAAACAGCGTAAAATGATTTTGAAATGGTTTAAAGTAACACCAAATGCAATTCTTACTTCGGTAAGTATTTTGACTACTGGTTTTGATGAGCCAACTGTAGATACTATTATTTTAAACAGAGCTACAAAATCTTTGACATTGTACTATCAAATGATTGGACGAGGATCTCGTATTTTGAAAGATAAGTCTACTTTTTCTGTAATTGACTTAGGTAATAATTTTCATCGTTTTGGACCTTGGGGAGCGGATCTTGATTGGCAAAAGATATTCCGATCACCTAATTATTATGTAGATAGTTTATTAAATGATGAAGAACTAGAAAGTAATTTCGCTTATGAAATGCCTGATGCATTAAGAGCCGAATTTGCAAAGACCGAAGATGTTTCATTTGATATTAAAAAAACTTATATCACATCAATAAATAGTGGTCAATCTTCAAAGGTTGTACTGGAAAAATCAATTGCGCAACATGCAAGAATATGTGTAGAAAATAGTGAAGATGTTTATGATGCTTATGATTTAGCTAAAAAATTGGGTGATGATATTGATTTTAGAATTGATCGTTATTCAAAGTGTATTTGTAGAAGTACACATAATTTTATTGATTGGCTAAGAGATGACTATCGTAAAAAATTACGTCTATATTTACGAGATAATTTTGACACAGTTTTTGAAGAAATTAATGGTTTCCCACCAGAAGATTAA
- a CDS encoding DUF4331 family protein encodes MKKMKILLVTSTLALASIILVAADHIDAPAVQGGTSDITDYYAFQGENTDNIVFVANVQGLLSPSATANASFDENTLVEFNIDTNADNIEDLVIQAVARDGEMYFFGPTTPSSTGLNSMIETSATQSKVAISNYGSQPTIQSTNGMMLFAGPRDDPFFMDFAQYSEIIAGNATAFNNPGSDTFAGSNVMSIVVEVPKSLIGGSGTINTWVESKTKQ; translated from the coding sequence ATGAAAAAAATGAAAATTCTTTTAGTAACTAGTACTCTTGCCCTTGCAAGTATAATTCTAGTAGCAGCCGATCATATTGATGCGCCTGCAGTTCAAGGTGGTACAAGTGATATCACAGATTATTATGCCTTTCAAGGAGAAAATACTGATAATATAGTATTTGTTGCAAATGTACAAGGACTTCTTAGTCCATCAGCAACTGCAAATGCTTCTTTTGATGAAAACACTTTAGTTGAATTTAATATTGACACGAATGCTGACAATATAGAAGATTTAGTTATTCAAGCAGTAGCTAGAGATGGTGAAATGTACTTTTTTGGACCTACAACCCCAAGTTCAACAGGTTTAAATAGTATGATTGAAACATCTGCTACACAATCTAAAGTAGCTATTTCTAATTATGGCTCACAACCAACGATTCAATCAACAAATGGTATGATGCTTTTTGCTGGACCACGTGATGATCCATTTTTCATGGATTTTGCACAGTATAGCGAAATAATTGCTGGTAATGCAACAGCATTTAACAACCCAGGAAGTGACACATTCGCCGGGAGTAATGTAATGTCAATTGTAGTTGAAGTTCCAAAATCACTTATTGGTGGAAGTGGTACTATCAATACTTGGGTAGAATCAAAAACAAAACAATAA
- a CDS encoding FG-GAP repeat domain-containing protein has product MSQYKIVKCVVSLLIILILSSCSKAVKEEERGKVLYETYCTSCHIPVSISDLPKKAWEDGVIPEVGARLGVLYDGYNPYDGLSFPEIELIYKAGIFPLKPVIEREDWQILKKYILDKAPDSIMSQGNNYTSNELTSFTANTISLDENPGSLITFLDLDEKRNRILTGDISGNLYSYKLNEGNSLIGSFGSGVTAYTENDSISYTTAVGVLTPSELSSGKIIMTRDNEQFDVSGVLHRPVNNLVHDLDKDGIDELVISEFGHHTGKLTLLHNFKNGVFEKKVLLNQPGAIRVLAKDMDNDGKDDLIALMAQGDESITILYQKDNFRFDAEKVIRFSPIYGLSWFELIDFNNDGFQDIVTVNGDNADKTYVHKPYHGLRIHINDGKNNFEEKYFFSINGSTRLVAEDFDMDGDFDFGIISTFPDYKNHPKRSFVYLENKNYKTYEFEPKTIEDSKLGRWLLMDSGDVDQDGDKDIILSSFTYSFTPVPDENKELWNNKNADILILENKLK; this is encoded by the coding sequence ATGAGTCAGTATAAAATAGTCAAGTGTGTAGTATCTCTTTTAATAATTTTAATTTTAAGTTCATGTTCTAAAGCAGTTAAAGAGGAGGAAAGAGGAAAAGTATTATATGAAACCTATTGTACAAGTTGTCATATACCAGTTTCAATAAGTGATCTACCTAAAAAAGCATGGGAAGATGGTGTAATACCTGAAGTTGGTGCGCGTTTAGGAGTTTTATATGATGGATATAATCCGTATGATGGTTTATCATTTCCTGAAATTGAGTTGATATACAAAGCAGGTATTTTTCCATTAAAGCCAGTAATTGAGCGTGAAGATTGGCAAATATTAAAGAAGTACATTTTAGATAAAGCTCCAGATTCTATTATGTCTCAAGGAAATAATTATACATCAAATGAGTTAACTAGTTTTACTGCAAATACCATTTCGCTTGATGAAAATCCAGGATCATTAATAACGTTCTTAGACCTTGATGAAAAAAGAAATAGAATTCTTACAGGTGATATTTCGGGAAATTTATATTCATATAAATTAAATGAAGGTAATTCTTTGATTGGTTCATTTGGTAGTGGAGTAACTGCATATACCGAAAATGACAGTATTTCTTATACAACAGCAGTTGGAGTTTTGACCCCTTCAGAGTTATCTTCTGGAAAAATTATAATGACTCGTGATAATGAGCAATTTGATGTTTCAGGAGTACTGCATAGACCGGTAAATAATTTAGTTCATGACCTTGATAAAGATGGAATAGATGAATTAGTCATAAGTGAGTTTGGACATCATACTGGTAAATTAACATTACTACATAATTTTAAAAATGGAGTTTTTGAGAAAAAGGTATTATTAAATCAACCAGGCGCTATCCGAGTTTTAGCCAAAGATATGGATAATGATGGAAAAGATGATTTAATAGCATTAATGGCTCAGGGTGATGAATCGATTACTATTCTTTATCAAAAAGATAATTTTCGATTTGATGCAGAAAAAGTAATACGATTTAGTCCTATTTATGGACTTAGTTGGTTTGAATTAATTGATTTTAATAATGATGGTTTTCAAGATATAGTAACTGTTAATGGCGATAATGCAGATAAGACTTATGTACATAAACCATATCATGGTTTGAGAATTCATATAAACGACGGAAAAAATAATTTTGAAGAAAAATATTTTTTCTCAATTAATGGATCAACAAGATTAGTTGCTGAAGATTTTGATATGGATGGTGATTTTGATTTTGGTATAATATCAACTTTTCCAGATTATAAAAATCATCCAAAGAGATCCTTTGTATATCTTGAAAACAAAAATTATAAAACATATGAGTTTGAACCTAAAACTATAGAAGATTCAAAATTAGGAAGATGGTTATTAATGGATTCAGGTGATGTAGACCAAGATGGAGATAAAGATATTATTCTCAGTTCTTTTACTTATAGTTTTACACCAGTTCCTGATGAAAATAAAGAATTATGGAATAATAAAAATGCTGATATACTTATACTTGAGAATAAATTAAAATAG
- a CDS encoding mechanosensitive ion channel domain-containing protein: protein MLEYKIQLLSTAILLLVLLIIFQLIKRAIKKFTLIKSIEINRRKIILNLTYLILYLILAIGLAIIWGVDLDQFMLFITSILAVLGVGFFAQWSILSNLTASVILFFNHPVRIGDRIKILDKDFNWVGEVKDITGFYLFMKTDDGENITIPNSLVMQKGIEILEGQKETFEEEI from the coding sequence ATGCTTGAATACAAAATCCAATTATTATCAACAGCAATATTGTTACTGGTTTTATTAATCATTTTTCAATTAATAAAACGTGCAATAAAAAAGTTTACTTTAATAAAATCTATTGAAATCAATAGAAGAAAAATTATTCTAAACTTAACTTATTTAATTCTATATTTAATTCTTGCAATAGGATTAGCAATAATTTGGGGAGTAGATTTAGATCAATTCATGCTATTCATTACTTCTATCTTAGCAGTTTTAGGAGTTGGTTTTTTTGCTCAATGGTCTATTTTATCTAACTTAACAGCAAGTGTTATACTTTTCTTTAACCATCCAGTACGTATTGGCGATAGAATTAAAATATTAGATAAAGATTTTAATTGGGTTGGAGAAGTAAAAGATATTACTGGTTTTTACTTATTCATGAAAACTGATGATGGCGAAAATATTACAATTCCAAATTCATTAGTAATGCAAAAAGGTATTGAAATACTTGAAGGACAAAAAGAAACCTTTGAAGAAGAAATTTAA
- the rlmF gene encoding 23S rRNA (adenine(1618)-N(6))-methyltransferase RlmF — translation MHPNNIHNTSYDFKNLIKVHDELKRFVFINDYGNETIDFSDNASVLHLNKAILMYYYKVNDWNIPKNYLCPPIPGRADYIHHIADLFSKKDLIGLDIGVGANCIYPILGSQIYNWKMVGADINIDSVNAAKTNIISTKKLEDNIEIRHQENNANIFEGIIHSGEHFNFTMCNPPFHSSKEEASKGSLRKLKNLHNTKTLSLNFGGQANELWCNGGEALFIKRMIKQSVTFKSQVEWFTTLVSQKNNLPKIYKQLDKLKTTHKTIEMSQGSKKSRFIAWKFN, via the coding sequence TTGCATCCAAACAATATACATAATACGTCATACGATTTTAAAAACCTAATAAAAGTTCATGATGAATTAAAACGGTTTGTTTTCATTAATGATTATGGCAATGAAACTATAGATTTTTCAGATAATGCATCAGTTTTACATTTGAACAAGGCTATTTTAATGTATTATTACAAAGTAAATGACTGGAATATACCAAAAAACTATTTATGCCCACCTATTCCTGGAAGAGCAGATTATATACATCATATTGCAGATTTATTTTCAAAAAAAGATTTAATTGGATTAGATATTGGCGTAGGCGCCAACTGCATATATCCTATTCTTGGTTCTCAAATTTATAACTGGAAAATGGTTGGAGCAGATATTAATATAGATTCTGTTAACGCAGCAAAGACTAATATTATATCAACTAAAAAATTAGAAGACAATATAGAAATTCGCCATCAAGAAAATAATGCTAATATATTTGAAGGTATTATACATTCTGGAGAACACTTCAATTTTACAATGTGTAATCCTCCTTTTCATTCTTCAAAAGAAGAAGCTTCAAAAGGCTCACTTCGAAAATTAAAAAATTTACATAATACCAAAACACTTTCATTAAACTTTGGAGGTCAAGCAAATGAATTGTGGTGCAACGGTGGTGAAGCTTTATTTATAAAACGAATGATAAAGCAAAGTGTAACTTTTAAATCTCAAGTAGAATGGTTTACAACTTTAGTATCGCAAAAAAACAATTTACCAAAAATTTATAAGCAACTTGATAAATTAAAAACTACTCACAAAACTATTGAAATGAGCCAGGGTAGTAAAAAAAGTCGATTTATCGCTTGGAAATTTAATTAA